Proteins from one Bacteroides mediterraneensis genomic window:
- a CDS encoding S9 family peptidase — MNMTAAVLMASAPMAAVQAEGSDAPFIGKQEITVKDGRMTPETLWAMGRIGSSCVSPDGKKIAYTVSYYSVKLNKGHQVIYAMNADGSDNKLLTTSADSEGEPAWIKGGSKLAFITKGQIWEMNPDGTGRQQLSDYAGGIDGFKFSPDGTKVLFISQVKYGERTADKYPDLDKASGKVIDDLMYKHWDEWVETVPHPFVASFTDNKVGEATDILAGEPYESPMKPFGGIEQLAWSPDSKSVAYTCRKKTGKDYAVSTDSDIYLYNVETKQTRNLCKEDATDKNMGYDTNPQFSPDGKNIAWQSMERDGYESDRNRLCVMDLNSGKKTYVTEAFQSGVDSYCWAPDNKTLYFTGVWHATSMIHSTNLKGEVKQLTDGMYDYASVAMLNEKQLLTTRHSLSEADELFTVDLKKKNEVTRITKENDHIFSQLKLGKVEPRWTKTVDGKDMLSWVVYPVNFDPNKKYPTLLFCEGGPQSPVSQFWSYRWNLQIMAANDYIIIAPNRRGLPGFGMEWLEEISTNYGGHCMDDYLSAIDDIAKEPYVDKDRLGCVGASFGGYSVYWLAGHHNKRFKAFIAHDGFFNMEQQYLETEELWFTNWDLGGPYWDKSNPAVQRSYANSPHLFVDKWDTPILCIHGEKDYRILASQGMAAFNAAKLRGIPAELLIFPDENHWVLKPQNGILWQRTFFNWLDRWLKPQK; from the coding sequence ATGAACATGACTGCGGCCGTGCTGATGGCCTCGGCTCCGATGGCCGCCGTACAGGCGGAAGGAAGCGACGCTCCTTTCATCGGCAAGCAGGAAATCACCGTGAAAGACGGACGGATGACCCCGGAAACCCTGTGGGCCATGGGACGTATCGGAAGCTCTTGTGTGTCTCCCGACGGAAAGAAGATTGCTTACACCGTATCCTACTACAGCGTGAAGCTGAACAAGGGACATCAGGTAATCTATGCGATGAACGCCGACGGCTCCGACAACAAGCTGCTGACCACCTCTGCCGACAGCGAAGGCGAACCGGCATGGATTAAAGGCGGAAGCAAACTGGCCTTTATCACGAAAGGACAGATTTGGGAAATGAATCCCGACGGAACCGGACGCCAGCAACTCTCTGACTATGCAGGCGGCATCGACGGATTCAAGTTCTCTCCCGACGGCACCAAAGTGCTTTTCATCTCACAAGTGAAATATGGCGAACGTACCGCCGACAAATACCCCGACCTGGACAAAGCCAGCGGAAAAGTCATCGACGACCTGATGTACAAGCACTGGGATGAATGGGTAGAAACCGTTCCCCATCCGTTCGTGGCTTCCTTTACCGACAATAAAGTAGGTGAAGCCACCGACATCCTGGCCGGTGAACCCTACGAATCGCCGATGAAACCTTTCGGCGGCATCGAACAGCTCGCATGGAGCCCCGACTCCAAGTCTGTGGCCTACACCTGCCGCAAAAAGACCGGAAAGGATTATGCCGTATCCACCGATTCAGACATCTATTTATACAATGTGGAAACCAAGCAGACCCGCAACCTCTGCAAGGAAGATGCCACCGACAAGAACATGGGTTACGACACCAACCCGCAGTTCTCACCCGATGGAAAGAACATCGCCTGGCAAAGCATGGAACGCGACGGATACGAAAGCGACCGCAACCGTCTCTGCGTGATGGACCTGAACAGCGGAAAGAAAACCTACGTGACCGAAGCCTTCCAGTCGGGCGTGGACAGTTACTGCTGGGCACCCGACAACAAGACCCTCTACTTCACAGGCGTATGGCATGCCACCAGCATGATTCACAGCACCAACCTGAAAGGGGAAGTGAAACAGCTCACCGACGGCATGTATGACTATGCTTCCGTGGCCATGCTGAACGAAAAGCAACTGCTCACCACCCGCCACTCCCTGAGCGAAGCCGACGAACTGTTTACGGTCGACCTGAAAAAGAAAAACGAGGTGACCCGTATCACGAAAGAAAACGACCACATTTTCAGCCAGCTGAAACTGGGAAAGGTTGAGCCCCGCTGGACCAAGACTGTCGACGGAAAAGACATGCTCTCATGGGTGGTTTATCCGGTCAACTTCGACCCGAACAAGAAATACCCCACCCTCCTGTTCTGTGAAGGAGGACCGCAAAGCCCCGTCAGCCAGTTCTGGAGCTACCGCTGGAACTTGCAGATCATGGCCGCCAACGACTACATCATCATTGCCCCCAACCGTCGCGGACTGCCGGGATTCGGTATGGAATGGCTGGAAGAAATCAGCACCAACTATGGCGGCCACTGCATGGACGACTACCTGAGCGCCATCGATGACATCGCCAAGGAACCCTACGTGGACAAAGACCGTCTGGGATGCGTGGGAGCCAGCTTCGGAGGCTACTCAGTATACTGGTTGGCCGGACACCACAACAAGCGCTTCAAAGCCTTCATCGCCCACGACGGCTTCTTCAACATGGAACAGCAGTATCTCGAAACCGAGGAACTCTGGTTCACCAACTGGGATTTGGGTGGTCCGTACTGGGACAAGAGCAACCCGGCCGTACAGCGCAGCTACGCCAACTCTCCCCATCTGTTCGTAGACAAATGGGACACTCCGATTCTCTGCATCCACGGCGAGAAAGACTACCGTATTCTGGCTTCACAGGGAATGGCTGCCTTCAACGCCGCCAAGCTGAGAGGTATCCCTGCCGAACTGCTGATTTTCCCGGACGAGAACCACTGGGTGTTGAAACCACAGAACGGTATCCTCTGGCAACGCACCTTCTTCAACTGGCTTGACCGCTGGCTGAAACCACAGAAATAA
- a CDS encoding GNAT family N-acetyltransferase: MGLTAKSSQETIRLRAPEPEDLEVMLSFENEAELWELGTATGPYSRYQMKRYIAENQNDLFADGQLRLMMVRGTEEVAGMIDVFSFDARHSRAEVGLVVRKDLRGKGIGGMALALLESHCFGLLGLHQLYAYIPVGNTASRKLFAAAGYTECGILKGWIRVGNSYQDVCLCQKINCL; encoded by the coding sequence ATGGGACTGACAGCCAAGTCATCGCAGGAAACAATCCGTCTCCGGGCACCCGAACCGGAGGATTTGGAGGTGATGCTTTCGTTTGAGAATGAGGCGGAGCTTTGGGAGCTGGGTACGGCTACGGGGCCGTATTCGCGGTATCAGATGAAGCGTTACATTGCCGAAAACCAGAATGATTTGTTTGCCGACGGCCAGTTGCGTCTGATGATGGTGCGGGGTACGGAGGAAGTGGCCGGCATGATTGACGTCTTTTCGTTCGATGCGCGTCACAGTCGGGCAGAAGTGGGACTGGTGGTGCGGAAAGACTTGCGCGGAAAGGGCATCGGAGGAATGGCGCTCGCGTTGCTGGAGTCGCATTGCTTCGGGTTGCTCGGCCTTCACCAGTTGTATGCCTATATCCCGGTGGGGAATACGGCAAGCCGGAAACTGTTTGCGGCGGCAGGTTATACGGAATGTGGCATCCTGAAAGGCTGGATACGGGTGGGAAACTCGTATCAGGATGTCTGTTTGTGTCAGAAAATCAATTGTTTATAA
- the yihA gene encoding ribosome biogenesis GTP-binding protein YihA/YsxC: protein MDITSAEFVVSNSRADMCPQTQLPEYAFIGRSNVGKSSLINMLTKNPKLAMTSSTPGKTLLINHFLINKEWYLVDLPGYGYAQRGKKMMEKIQKLIEYYVLEREQLTCLFVLVDSRLDPQRIDLEFIEWLGENGIPFALIFTKADKQSAGKTKTNVSRYLEKLKEQWEELPPYFVSSSEKKTGREEILDYIEQINRSLKEQAE, encoded by the coding sequence ATGGACATTACCAGCGCAGAGTTTGTCGTAAGCAACTCACGGGCCGACATGTGCCCACAGACCCAACTGCCGGAATATGCCTTCATCGGGCGTTCCAACGTGGGGAAATCCAGTCTCATCAACATGCTGACCAAGAATCCCAAACTGGCCATGACTTCGTCCACGCCGGGAAAAACCTTGCTCATCAACCATTTTCTCATCAACAAGGAATGGTATCTGGTAGACCTTCCCGGCTACGGCTATGCCCAACGGGGGAAGAAGATGATGGAGAAAATCCAGAAACTCATCGAATATTATGTACTGGAGCGGGAGCAGCTCACCTGTCTTTTCGTACTGGTGGACAGCCGCCTGGACCCTCAGCGCATCGACTTGGAATTCATCGAATGGCTGGGCGAGAACGGCATCCCTTTCGCCCTGATTTTCACCAAGGCTGACAAGCAGAGTGCGGGAAAGACTAAGACCAACGTCAGCCGCTACCTGGAGAAACTGAAAGAACAATGGGAGGAACTGCCTCCATATTTCGTATCTTCTTCTGAAAAGAAGACCGGACGGGAAGAAATCCTGGACTACATCGAACAAATCAACCGTTCGCTCAAGGAACAGGCCGAATAA
- a CDS encoding trimeric intracellular cation channel family protein — METFFQIPSFVTILDFVGTFAFAISGIRLASAKRFDWFGAYVVGLATAIGGGTIRDLLLDVTPAWMTDPMYLICTAFAMFFVILFGKYVIRLNNTFFLFDTIGLALFTIVGFSKAYTLGYPFWIAIIMGSITGAAGGVLRDIFINEIPLIFRKEIYAMACVIGGLVYWICLMLGVESVLSQIIGGLTVFVTRILAVKYKITLPILKGDPENP, encoded by the coding sequence ATGGAAACTTTTTTTCAGATACCTTCGTTCGTCACGATTCTGGATTTTGTGGGGACATTCGCGTTTGCCATTAGTGGCATTCGGCTTGCATCGGCCAAACGTTTTGACTGGTTTGGCGCCTATGTGGTGGGGTTGGCTACGGCCATTGGGGGAGGAACCATCCGTGATCTTTTACTGGATGTGACCCCTGCATGGATGACCGATCCCATGTATTTGATTTGTACGGCGTTTGCCATGTTTTTTGTAATTCTGTTCGGAAAGTATGTCATTCGTTTGAACAATACCTTTTTCTTGTTCGATACCATCGGACTGGCATTGTTCACCATTGTAGGCTTCAGTAAGGCCTATACCTTGGGGTATCCTTTTTGGATTGCCATCATCATGGGGAGTATTACGGGAGCAGCCGGTGGAGTGTTGCGTGACATCTTTATCAATGAGATTCCTTTGATTTTCCGTAAGGAGATATATGCAATGGCTTGCGTAATCGGTGGACTGGTATATTGGATTTGCCTGATGCTGGGTGTGGAGTCGGTTCTTTCCCAGATTATTGGAGGGCTCACAGTGTTTGTTACCCGTATCCTTGCGGTGAAGTACAAGATAACTCTCCCCATTCTGAAGGGTGACCCCGAGAATCCCTGA
- a CDS encoding DUF4738 domain-containing protein yields the protein MKKTGLIMLLGGIGCLAGCMSPQQKEAEKQEEDREAMQQLQGIWLDDNTEAPLFKIQGDSIYYASQINAPMPFSVRHDTMTIHSARPIYYFIEERKAYSLRYRTSMGEVVSLHKAESDTLSFGTVVPVRETESEVFEKDSVILYGGDRYRGYAYINPTKKRVTLVSINEEGLPVENVYYDNIIHICVYKGKERLFSKDINKEMFARVVPADFLHTAILSDMDFVKVDENGYRYVATLCIPDGASCYNVRLDVSKEGNIVFSR from the coding sequence ATGAAAAAAACAGGCTTGATAATGCTTCTGGGGGGTATAGGATGTCTGGCAGGATGTATGTCTCCCCAGCAGAAAGAAGCGGAAAAGCAGGAAGAAGACCGGGAGGCCATGCAGCAGTTGCAAGGCATCTGGCTGGACGACAACACCGAGGCTCCTTTATTCAAAATTCAGGGGGACAGCATTTATTATGCCAGCCAGATTAATGCACCCATGCCTTTCAGCGTGCGTCATGACACGATGACCATCCACAGTGCCCGTCCTATCTATTATTTCATTGAGGAACGGAAGGCGTACAGCTTGCGTTATCGTACCTCGATGGGAGAGGTGGTCAGCCTGCATAAGGCCGAGTCGGACACGCTGTCGTTCGGGACGGTGGTTCCCGTGCGTGAAACGGAAAGCGAAGTGTTCGAGAAAGATTCCGTCATCCTGTATGGGGGAGATCGCTACAGAGGATATGCCTACATCAATCCAACCAAGAAACGGGTGACACTGGTCAGCATCAATGAGGAAGGTCTTCCGGTGGAGAATGTCTACTACGACAACATCATTCATATCTGCGTATATAAAGGAAAGGAACGTTTGTTCTCCAAAGACATCAATAAGGAAATGTTTGCCCGTGTGGTGCCGGCCGATTTCTTGCACACTGCCATTCTGAGCGACATGGATTTTGTGAAGGTCGACGAAAACGGTTACCGCTATGTGGCCACGCTTTGTATTCCCGATGGGGCTTCGTGCTACAATGTGCGGCTGGATGTGAGCAAAGAAGGCAACATCGTCTTTTCCCGCTGA
- the recR gene encoding recombination mediator RecR, with the protein MNQQYPSVLLEKAVGEFAKLPGIGRKTAMRLVLHLLRQDNATVEAFSSAISTLKKEVKYCKVCHNISDTDVCRICSNPSRDATTVCVVENIRDVMAVENTQQYRGLYHVLGGVISPMDGIGPSDLEIDSLVERVKSGTVKEVILALSSTMEGDTTNFYIFRKLAGCDVKITMIARGISIGDELQYTDEVTLGRSIVNRVAFTGTL; encoded by the coding sequence ATGAATCAACAATATCCTTCCGTTTTATTGGAAAAGGCAGTGGGCGAGTTTGCCAAACTTCCCGGCATCGGGCGGAAAACGGCCATGCGGCTGGTCCTGCACCTGTTGCGTCAGGACAATGCCACGGTGGAAGCGTTCAGCAGCGCCATTTCCACGCTGAAAAAAGAAGTGAAGTATTGCAAGGTGTGCCACAATATCTCCGATACGGACGTGTGCCGTATTTGCTCCAACCCTTCGCGCGATGCGACCACGGTGTGCGTGGTGGAGAACATACGCGACGTGATGGCGGTGGAGAACACCCAGCAGTATCGCGGACTGTATCATGTGCTGGGCGGGGTGATTTCGCCCATGGACGGCATCGGGCCTTCCGACCTGGAGATAGACAGCCTCGTGGAGCGGGTGAAGTCGGGCACTGTCAAGGAGGTGATTCTGGCGCTGAGCTCTACCATGGAGGGCGACACGACCAACTTCTATATTTTCCGGAAACTGGCTGGATGTGACGTGAAGATTACGATGATTGCCCGTGGAATTTCCATCGGCGATGAATTGCAATATACGGACGAGGTGACGCTGGGACGTTCTATCGTGAACCGCGTGGCGTTTACCGGAACCCTTTAA
- a CDS encoding CTP synthase, with amino-acid sequence MAETKYIFVTGGVASSLGKGIISSSIGKLLQARGYSVTIQKFDPYINIDPGTLNPYEHGECYVTVDGHEADLDLGHYERFLGIQTTKANNITTGRIYKSVIDKERRGDYLGKTIQIIPHITDEIKRNVKLLGNKYKFDFVITEIGGTVGDIESLPYLESIRQLKRELGKNALCVHLTYVPYLAAAGELKTKPTQHSVKELQSVGIQPDILVLRTEHELSTNLRKKVALFCNVDESAVIQSMDMPTIYEVPLRMQEQKLDVTILEKMGLPVGETPTLGPWRDFLNRRHNATEKVKIGLVGKYDLQDAYKSILEALSQAATYNDRKADIHFINSENLTEENIEEKLKDMDGVIICPGFGQRGIEGKFIAIKYCRTHNVPTFGICLGMQCMAIEFARDVLGYADANSREMDEKTPHNVIDIMEEQKSITNMGGTMRLGAYECVIDPTSKTYQAYQSEHIQERHRHRYEFNNSYKEEFEKAGMKCVGINPESDLVEIIEIPTLKWFIGTQFHPEYSSTVLKPHPLFLSFIKAAINK; translated from the coding sequence GTGGCAGAAACAAAGTATATTTTCGTAACAGGTGGTGTAGCCTCTTCACTGGGAAAAGGAATCATCTCATCATCTATCGGTAAGTTGCTGCAGGCCAGAGGCTACAGCGTAACCATCCAGAAGTTCGACCCGTATATCAACATCGACCCGGGAACTCTGAACCCTTATGAACACGGAGAATGCTACGTAACCGTAGACGGACACGAAGCCGACCTCGACCTGGGACACTATGAACGATTCCTGGGTATCCAGACCACCAAAGCCAACAACATTACTACCGGCCGTATCTACAAGAGTGTAATCGACAAGGAACGCCGGGGTGACTATCTGGGTAAGACCATCCAGATTATCCCTCACATCACCGATGAAATCAAGCGCAATGTCAAACTGCTGGGTAACAAGTACAAATTCGACTTTGTTATCACTGAAATCGGAGGAACAGTGGGTGATATCGAATCACTCCCTTATTTGGAAAGTATCCGCCAGCTGAAAAGGGAGCTGGGCAAAAACGCTTTGTGCGTACACCTTACCTACGTGCCTTATCTGGCTGCCGCCGGAGAGCTGAAGACCAAGCCGACCCAGCACTCTGTCAAAGAACTCCAGTCAGTAGGTATCCAGCCGGACATTCTGGTGTTGCGTACCGAACACGAACTGAGCACGAACCTGCGCAAGAAAGTCGCTTTGTTCTGTAACGTAGACGAAAGCGCAGTTATCCAGTCAATGGATATGCCGACCATTTACGAAGTACCTTTGCGCATGCAGGAACAGAAGCTTGATGTCACCATTCTGGAAAAGATGGGACTTCCGGTAGGCGAAACCCCGACCCTCGGCCCGTGGAGAGACTTCCTGAACCGCCGTCACAATGCCACTGAAAAGGTAAAAATCGGTCTGGTAGGGAAATACGATTTGCAGGACGCCTACAAATCTATCCTCGAAGCCCTTTCACAGGCGGCTACCTACAACGACCGCAAGGCAGACATCCACTTCATCAACAGTGAGAACCTGACAGAAGAAAACATTGAAGAAAAGCTGAAAGACATGGACGGAGTTATCATCTGTCCGGGATTCGGCCAGCGTGGTATCGAAGGTAAGTTCATCGCCATCAAATATTGCCGTACACACAACGTGCCGACCTTCGGTATCTGTTTGGGAATGCAGTGCATGGCCATCGAATTTGCCCGCGATGTACTGGGTTATGCCGATGCCAACAGCCGCGAGATGGACGAAAAGACTCCGCACAATGTCATCGACATCATGGAGGAACAGAAATCCATCACCAACATGGGAGGTACCATGCGTCTGGGAGCTTACGAGTGCGTCATCGACCCGACTTCCAAAACCTATCAGGCTTACCAGAGCGAGCACATTCAGGAACGCCACCGTCATCGCTACGAATTCAACAACAGCTACAAGGAAGAATTCGAAAAGGCCGGCATGAAGTGCGTAGGTATCAATCCAGAATCTGACCTGGTGGAAATCATCGAAATCCCGACTCTGAAATGGTTCATCGGTACACAGTTCCATCCGGAATACAGCAGTACGGTACTGAAACCCCATCCGTTGTTCCTGTCCTTCATCAAGGCAGCCATCAACAAGTAA
- a CDS encoding DUF3078 domain-containing protein, translating into MRKIGLFVIWCMICGGLAAQQTGISSDTIDSGVDSLRLSVPAATVRNTSSGVKRGGVSSLKMNVPSWEVSKFWQLLQNFRKDYDAQLERWDDIYLLITGIRPNPDYYKLSMPATYYEAPIEQAFSISDWKPEIPFIKEDTLKKQLPQLKDLRHSQQVDKFVNRQLLSFYLAYPNLVKQNEENLEGLKPIYGEILVDEPRKENLLDMMQNDELPNQVSEKDLLVIKPNFWTFGGNGYLQFSQNYISGNWYKGGESTKSLLSGFTWQANYDDRQRIQFENKIEWKLGFVTAPSDTVHSYKANNDLLRLSSKLGYKAFSTWYYTLSAEFKTQFFSNYDTNSDNLVSAFFSPAELNIGLGMDYKYVKDGVCNLSVLINPINYTLYSVASDRVDPTKFNIEAGHKRESVWGSRLESTLKWKVFSMLMWESRFSYTTNYEKVLAEWENTFTFSINKYLSTKLFVHGRFDDGVSREVDDSYFQLQELLSFGLSYTW; encoded by the coding sequence ATGAGAAAGATAGGCTTATTCGTGATATGGTGTATGATATGTGGTGGATTGGCAGCACAACAGACAGGGATTTCTTCAGATACAATCGATAGTGGAGTGGATTCGCTTCGGTTAAGCGTACCAGCCGCGACTGTCCGGAATACTTCTTCAGGGGTGAAACGGGGGGGAGTTTCATCCTTAAAGATGAATGTACCTTCTTGGGAGGTGAGTAAATTCTGGCAGCTGTTGCAGAACTTTCGCAAAGACTACGATGCGCAGCTGGAACGTTGGGATGATATTTATTTGTTGATTACAGGCATTCGTCCGAATCCGGATTATTATAAATTGTCTATGCCGGCTACTTATTATGAGGCTCCCATTGAGCAGGCATTCAGTATCTCAGATTGGAAACCTGAAATACCTTTTATAAAGGAAGACACGTTGAAGAAGCAATTGCCTCAGCTGAAGGATTTGCGTCATTCACAGCAGGTAGATAAATTTGTAAACCGCCAGTTGCTTTCTTTTTACCTGGCATACCCGAATCTGGTGAAACAGAATGAAGAAAATCTGGAAGGTCTGAAACCTATTTATGGTGAGATTTTAGTGGATGAGCCGAGAAAGGAGAATTTGCTCGACATGATGCAGAATGACGAACTGCCTAACCAGGTTTCCGAGAAGGATCTGCTGGTCATCAAGCCTAATTTCTGGACATTTGGAGGAAACGGTTATCTGCAATTCTCACAGAATTATATATCAGGTAACTGGTACAAGGGTGGTGAGAGCACGAAATCTTTACTTTCAGGATTTACCTGGCAGGCAAACTATGATGACAGGCAACGTATTCAGTTTGAAAATAAGATTGAATGGAAACTGGGATTCGTGACGGCGCCATCCGATACGGTACACAGTTACAAGGCTAATAATGACTTGTTGCGATTAAGTTCCAAACTCGGTTATAAAGCTTTCAGTACCTGGTACTATACTTTATCTGCTGAATTCAAGACGCAGTTCTTTTCTAATTATGATACCAACTCCGACAACCTGGTGTCTGCATTCTTCTCTCCAGCGGAACTGAATATCGGTCTCGGTATGGATTATAAGTATGTGAAGGATGGGGTGTGCAACCTGTCTGTGTTGATTAACCCAATCAACTATACTTTATATAGTGTGGCCAGTGATAGGGTAGACCCGACTAAGTTCAACATTGAGGCCGGACATAAACGGGAAAGTGTATGGGGTTCCCGTCTGGAGTCTACGTTGAAATGGAAGGTCTTCTCCATGCTGATGTGGGAATCTCGTTTTTCTTACACCACAAATTATGAGAAGGTGTTGGCCGAATGGGAAAATACCTTTACGTTCTCTATTAATAAGTATCTTTCTACTAAATTGTTCGTGCACGGCCGTTTCGATGATGGAGTGTCACGGGAAGTTGATGACAGTTATTTTCAGTTGCAGGAATTGCTTAGCTTTGGTTTGAGTTATACTTGGTGA
- the yidC gene encoding membrane protein insertase YidC yields the protein MDKNTLVGFVLIGAVIVGFGIYNRPSQEERARAQHYQDSIQQVIKQQQEVQEKKAAAAVEAARPDSSSLFFQSAQGTEQFTVLENDLVQLTFSNKGGRVSKALLKEYKDQKKQPLVLFDGKDASMNFGFEGKGENILSDQMYFEATNVTDSTVTMRLNAANGGHLDFNYRLLPNSYMVDFTIQASGLQNFFSPSTKTMSIEWKQRARQMEKGYNFEQRYTSLTYKPVDDSFDYLSETKDAKETIPEALDWVAFKNQYFSCVFMAEQNFDNATLESKMEQQGSGYMKNYTADMKTAFDPTGAKASHLQFYFGPNHFKTLLASNDLSFKDKDQELEDLVYLGWPIIRLINRWFTINLFDWLSGWGLSMGMVILLMTIIVKVLVLPTTWKSFISSAKMRALKPYVDKINAKYPKQEDALKKQQETMALYRQYNVSPMGGCLPMLLQTPVFMALFFFVPNAIELRQQGFLWATDLSAYDDLISWSYHIPLLGNHLSLFCLLFSITTVLNQIIMMKQQDMGNNPQMAAMKWMMYIMPVMFFFIFNDYASGLSYYYFISGLIGIITMWIMRRMTDEKKLLAQLEANKKEPSQQKASGLMAKLEALQKEQERLQKERQEHLNKKK from the coding sequence ATGGACAAAAACACGTTAGTGGGCTTTGTCCTGATTGGAGCGGTGATTGTAGGTTTTGGTATCTACAACCGCCCCAGCCAGGAAGAAAGAGCACGCGCACAGCACTATCAAGACTCTATCCAGCAGGTCATCAAGCAACAGCAGGAAGTACAGGAGAAAAAGGCCGCGGCAGCCGTTGAAGCTGCACGTCCGGACAGTTCCTCCCTCTTCTTCCAGTCTGCACAAGGTACGGAACAGTTCACCGTACTGGAAAACGACTTGGTGCAGCTGACCTTCTCCAACAAAGGTGGACGGGTAAGCAAGGCCCTGTTGAAAGAGTATAAAGACCAGAAGAAACAGCCGCTCGTTCTTTTCGACGGAAAAGATGCTTCCATGAATTTCGGCTTCGAAGGAAAGGGAGAAAACATCCTGAGCGACCAGATGTATTTCGAGGCAACCAACGTGACCGACTCTACCGTAACCATGCGGTTGAACGCGGCCAACGGCGGACACCTGGACTTCAACTACCGCTTGCTGCCGAATTCCTACATGGTGGACTTCACCATCCAGGCCAGCGGCTTGCAGAATTTCTTCTCTCCTTCCACCAAGACAATGAGCATCGAATGGAAACAGCGAGCCCGCCAGATGGAGAAAGGCTACAACTTCGAACAGCGTTACACCTCGCTGACCTATAAACCGGTGGACGACAGCTTCGACTACCTGAGCGAGACAAAGGATGCCAAAGAAACCATTCCGGAAGCTCTCGACTGGGTAGCCTTCAAGAACCAGTATTTCTCTTGCGTCTTCATGGCAGAGCAGAACTTCGACAATGCTACCCTCGAATCCAAAATGGAACAGCAAGGCAGCGGTTATATGAAAAACTATACTGCCGACATGAAAACGGCTTTCGACCCGACGGGTGCCAAGGCCTCACACCTGCAGTTCTACTTCGGTCCGAACCACTTCAAGACTTTGCTTGCCAGCAACGACTTGAGCTTTAAAGACAAAGACCAGGAACTGGAAGATTTGGTCTATCTGGGATGGCCGATTATCCGACTCATTAACCGCTGGTTCACCATCAACCTGTTCGACTGGCTGTCGGGCTGGGGACTGAGCATGGGTATGGTAATCCTGCTCATGACCATCATCGTCAAGGTACTGGTACTTCCTACCACCTGGAAATCCTTCATTTCCTCGGCTAAGATGCGAGCCCTGAAACCGTATGTGGACAAAATCAATGCCAAATATCCGAAACAGGAAGATGCCCTGAAAAAACAGCAGGAAACCATGGCCCTCTACCGACAGTACAATGTCAGCCCGATGGGAGGCTGTCTGCCGATGCTGTTGCAGACACCGGTGTTCATGGCTCTCTTCTTCTTCGTGCCGAATGCCATCGAGCTTCGCCAGCAAGGATTCCTGTGGGCAACCGACCTCTCGGCATACGATGACCTGATTAGCTGGAGCTACCACATTCCGTTGCTGGGTAACCACCTGAGCTTGTTCTGTCTGTTGTTCAGCATCACCACAGTCTTGAACCAGATTATCATGATGAAGCAGCAGGACATGGGCAACAACCCGCAGATGGCCGCCATGAAATGGATGATGTACATCATGCCCGTGATGTTCTTCTTCATCTTCAACGACTATGCATCGGGATTGAGCTACTACTACTTCATCTCCGGTCTGATTGGTATCATCACCATGTGGATTATGCGCCGTATGACCGACGAGAAGAAACTGCTCGCCCAACTGGAAGCCAACAAGAAGGAACCTTCACAGCAGAAAGCCAGCGGACTGATGGCCAAATTGGAAGCCCTGCAGAAAGAACAGGAACGCTTGCAGAAAGAACGTCAGGAGCACCTGAACAAGAAGAAATAA